A stretch of DNA from Channa argus isolate prfri chromosome 7, Channa argus male v1.0, whole genome shotgun sequence:
attacacattttttgtggCTTTGCAATTGTGGCTGAAttcagagaaaaggagaaaaaaaaggattaaGTCCACTGTGCTCCACCCAGTGCTGTCTAAATGGTGCATTCAGACAGGAATCTGTCTCTGAAACAGTTTCTTTTTCCCTAACTTTTCGATCTCACCCAAATACACAGTGAAACATAGATACGAGGTTCGAGGGGAAGCATTCCCCAGGTGATACCTCCGTCTCGGCCTAATGTGGTGTGACGTAATAATTCTAGGAAAGGATGGAGAGGATGGGAAGAGAGGGACTGGGGAGTAAGAGAGACCCTGGAGAAAGAGTGTCCCGCAGCTGTGTGGCTCTGCATGTGTTGTCGTGTTTGGTGCCAGAAAACCAAGGAGCTCCCCATGTGAATTCATCATCAGACTATTTCAACAGAGGCACTCCCTGTGCAGTAAGCATGGCTTTGATATTTAGTATGTAATACCTTCCATGTTTTCATTATAATTGTATTCTCTGAAAAGTGTCCAAGCAGAAAGAAGCCCACGCAGTAGCAGACAGATTCATATTGTTCCTTAAATTACCTATTGTACTTATTTCTCCTCCGTCCAGTTTTGCTCTAATCCCATTCACATTTTGAACCTAGAATCTTATGATAGAGGAGCAGCTTCATTTAGATCCAGCAAAAACCTGATCTGTGTGTCAGACCCATTTTGGCCCAGATCTGTATAGAGGAAAATGTCAGAACTTGAGAGATAGGGAGGGATTAAGAAGCTAGTCTGAAGGAATGCCACTGCACGTGCCATCCATTTGGGATGCTGGTTGCTTCTGTATTTAGATAAAGACTCAGCTGACTGGAAGGAAAAGGAGTACCCTTCTGTTAAGTTAGAGACATATGACTACCAGAGTAAAATTTTACACGTGGAGGTTTATCACTGAATAATTACATTACCAAAATGTTCATCTTGGGACTAAATGCCCTAAAGGGCAAAAATATTTCCACAGCATGTGTCCTCAAAGCCCTTTGCCACTCAccttttaaacacaaatgtagGTTTACATATGGAGGTGATGCATTTTGTGGCTCCTGTGACCTCATGGTAGACAGCTGCTGTTAAATAATGAAGGGGAAACTTTCACACCCATACATCCACACAttacacagagaggaaaaataCGTTTCTATAGAGATGAATGATGTACGCGTCATCAGTTACAATGTATATTGGGAGGGTCGAAGGCTGTATGTGCAACTTTGTTCTCTTTGCCCCTGCACAATTGGTAAGACTCATAAAGTGTCAAGTTGCACTGGGCAGAGAGTGGTTAGATTTCCCCAGCATGCCTTGATTCATACTTACAGTTCAgctgccattaaaaaaaaaaaaacattgattaaaCCCAGCTTTACCTACAGGTTGTAAAATGTATCTGACAACTTTACTGAAAGAGGCACATTGTAATCTACATCTAACCCTGGCCAAAAGGTGGGAGAATGACAGCGTTGCACAAATTGGGTAATGACCATTGGGAACAGAATACAAGAAGACCGATTATTGCTGCGGGCTGCACATACATTGGGACACCtgtgaatttaaataaacatgagaAGAATCCAACTCAAAATCAGGATGAAACATatgcatatatttttttgttcacttgTAAAGACAAAGGTCAAAGATTTATAACAAATAGGAATGAGAAGAAGCTTAAACTGTGACCTGTGCCTGCATGTAAACAGCATGATAAAGGCACATCAGAGAAAAAGGCTCTAATGTACTAATCAATTTAGTGTgtggagtcacacacacaggtcattCCTGAGTGAGGAGACAGGTTTTAAAAGGGTCTGGAAAAGAGTCCTGGGATGTTTGTTAGGTGGTTGCCATGGAACCAataatccacaaacacacacaaacacacacacacacagagtgtgtgtAACTAGTGTGCAGATTGCTCCCTCTGGTGGAGTGAAGCCAGTCTCTGTTGCAATGATTACTGTAAAGCTGAGAACTCAGTTCTATACAATAGGTAATGTGcacatgaaaaatataaattatacaaTGTAGCAATATGGGGGCAAACATTACAAGCTACAACAGCTCTTGCTCAGTAGAAATGACAAGGTCAGTGTACAATAATGTTTCCTACAAGCTTCTTCCAAATAAATAACAACCCAAGGTAGTCATTTATCCACCTCTTATAACTGAAAGACCCTAAAGGAGGACTATCTGTGGAACCAGGGAACCACCACCAAATATCCCAAATTGTTTTTGAGCAATGTGGAATATACACTCTCCAATCAATGTATTTCTGGTTGCCCATGTGTCCAATAACAACTTCATACTATTAGAAATTACATTATGCTGTATACtagataaaaacatgtttaaaagtttaactgacaattaataataaacaaatgttgtgTCATATGCCATAGCTCAAAATATAGTCAAACTCATTACTCATTACTAACAGGGCATAACAACTTACAAGAAATAATTAGACAACAAATTGAAAAATACCTGCGTGAGTGGACAATGGGTGTAGattctttaaataatattaaggCCACAAACTGTATTCATTAACatctattcatttattttatagctACAGCTAGATAACAATTTTGAGATACAGTAATTTATAAACATTTCTGACTATTATTCCTTGTctccaaaaaaattaaaaacaattgtgtTGATATGATGATCATCCAGTAAACTGTTCTTCTCTGTAAACTTGTGTAAACTGACTGTAAATAACGTGTCAGAGCTGTAAGACAAGCCAATTAATGGAGGTTTGTTTTACTGTGGGACATTAGGTATAGGATCTTACAAAAATATGCTACTTAGATTTGCACTAATATTTACAACTTACATAAAAGctagaaagaaaacataaaatgtattaaatttttAGAACTAGTGTTTCTAGAATGTACTTTCcatggttttattttacatggAACTGGGAAAACAGTTGGTTTactgatttgaaaaaaatagattaaaaaaagtttaaggaGGATAGTCAGTTGATTCCATAGCAATatgttaacaaaaagaaaaaagggacagTCAGGCAGTATCTACTTAAGCGGCCTCTCGTCTTTTAATAGACAACTAATGGAGAAAAATGAATGATGAATCCAAATGATAAATGGGGgttgggggaggagggggggtctGTGTTTCCAGCCATCCATGTCATATAATTCTGACTGTGATAAATTCACAAAAATTATTGCAAAAGTAAACTGTGTATTCATTGCCATAGGTATCATTTATCACCTCCTGACCTGCCAGACTACTTAATCAATTATTGCCCATGCATTAATCCATCTTCAGTCTTTCTGTAAGGTGAACATATGATGTCAAATGAAAATGGTAATTCATCACAGGCTGAACATTTcagattataaataaataaataaacaaacgcTGTGTCTATTTAGGCCACATGATAAATCAACCTTAAATGATATGATTTTAACCATAAATGATGTTGCCTTATAGTTTTTCTTACAAAAAGCACAACTCACTCACTTGGATACTTTACATTATTAATACTAGAGCGTAGTGCTGCCGTCATCAGTTTCCAGATACTAACTCTATATAAAAGCACAGACAACATCAgcttaaactgttttgtttttgacacaCGGGCgtcaaaaacactgtttttttcaTGGTTTTTTGATGGTCATGGTTTACTGTACCGTAAACGATGACCATAAACGCATCACTTTCTGACCAGAAATACTAGATCaagttggagaaaaaaaaaaaacaagtgcacCAACGAAGCCATTTACATTTCAGCCATGGCAAATTCAGGAATGGCAACAATTCAGAAATGGCAACAATTTCAATGCTGCCGCGCTTATATGTGTTGTTAAATCGTTTTCCCTACGGATCCAGAACGCAGCACGTGACTAAACCAGCTCAgggtgaaaaaaagagaggccGAGGGCAGGAAGAACGACTTCTCGCGTGACGCGTTGTTCGTCTACGGTACGCCATTTGTGTCTAGCAACAAAAAGCGCGGACAGGGGAAACAGCTCCATAACAAGGGGTAAGTTTAATTAAGATCTGAAGGTATAGCCTAATAATTTATCGAGTTTCTTTGACTGAACTGACAGACGTCTCCCGGGAGTGTTTGGAAGTAGTGTTACAACATTAGATACGTTAGTTTCAGAGGTCGACGTTAGCCTCCTTTTTGGGCCTCTGTGCTGCCGTCGTTTTCCAAACGTTGGGGTGCCCTGGGCCCGCCTTAGCCCCGCTGCTATTGGACAACACTGCTAAAGTAGCATTTCAATTGGACGCACGGTTCGTATCTTAAAGTGCACTTTGCAAACATGTTTCTAGTTAGCATGTTAGCCGCGGTGTCGAGCAGGGATAACTTAACCGTCACAGAGTGAGAGCAAAATACGAACGGAAAGCGTTTTCATGTCGTTTATATACTGGATGTTTTGCCTTTTATGTTTGCCAGCGTGCGGTCTAAAAGCCGATTAGCGAAGTTACTATTAGCATTAGGTACAGAGCACAATCGGATAACTAATAGAGAGGGTGTCGCCAAGTTATGTTGGAAGTCTTGTTCAATGGCGATACAGCGGGACAACACACAGCATCTGTTGTACACTTGTGACTGTGGTCTTAGCCGACACCACTGTCTTAAGACCAGATAACGCTACTGTGGAGGGAATATTATGCCGCCTACAACTCCCAGTTAAACAATGGAAGCGATCAAAAAGCTAGTATAAATAATGGAACCGGTTATAAGTATTTAAATCAAAAGTTCAACCCAACTTTCACGGCCCAAAACAGTAGTGACTAATAAAAGTTTCCAATTTTCCGGGGTATTTTTCTATCATTCTTCAGTGGTATTGTTTCAGAATACACACTGGATGGCGGTAGTGAACACAGTGAGGTCTGTCAAAAAGTTTGACTTTGAAATAAATTGAACTCATACGTCCTGATCTTAACgctatatgaaaaaaaaaaaagattaatatttCCTTTTGCAAATGCTCACATGCTGAACTAATGAAGAGAAATAAAGCGTGATCAACCACACATGTGAGTCTTGGTAGAGGACAaagaatgaaatgtaaaaactccAAACTATGTAGAGTGGCTTAAATAACAAAGTCTGGCCTTTGATAATCTAAACTTGGATTATGGATAATGGGATAATCGTGGTAATGGTTCCTCAAGATTTCCCTATTTATTCAAACATCATCTAATGGCTATTGAAGAAGCTCGATTTTTAAGTAAACACTACAACTTTACAGAACACTAGAATGCAATAGACTTAACCGCTTTTGCAATACATATATCACATCTagataaaataaagttaaataaaagttaaaaatataaacaaacaaataaaaaacacttctgATGTTACCTTGAAATTACCTGTGTCAGGAACTGTGAACttacattaatattttgttccaaaaacaaacaactaaaactgCAGCATTGGAAATATGGTTATTCATAGTTGTATGATAAGCTTTACTTAATCATGGTCTAATTTCACTAATGACTGTAGCGCTTTCAAATCATGCAGGTATTcagtaatgcattttaaaccaGCAATGACAAGCGTCTAACGTTTGTAGCTAATTTGAAATGCAGCAGTAGCCGCTTCTCATGTCATGTTTGTAACTGGCAATTTGCAGTTGGAGGCGCTAGATGGCGACATTTACTTGTGTTTGGTCAGTGCTCCTAAAGGATTATTTACTTTTCAgaaaatttcaatttcaattttttaaCTTGAGGTTCACACATTTAACttgtatacatatatttattcaCTTCACATCACTGTTTTTCCAGGAGGTTTCAGCTTTGATGGCAGCAATCAATTTGGCTCTTCTATACGTGTAGCAGACTTTGATATGGATAAAACATTGATATCAGGAGAGAGGGCTATTGAGGGCAAAGTGCCTGAAGGTGACAGCAGTGGGAAGCTGCAACAAGATGATGTGGAAATGGAGGAAACTACTACAGACTCATCTAGTAGGACTGCTGAGCCTAATGAAGCAGATGAGGAGCTTGCTAAGCGGCCACTGCCAGACTCTGTACAGGAAAGTGGGGAGACTGTCTGTTCAGCTTGTGGCTTCTCAGCGAAATGCTCAAGATCACTGAAGATTCACTatgcaaaaatgcataaaaagaaCTTGAAGAACACAGTAAAAACCCTAAAACCAACTAAAAAAAGTGAGGATGCCTTTGATATAAGTTTGACTGAAATGCAGGAAGAAGACAATAGCATGAACAAAAAGGGTTTAATTAAAAAGCAGAGTGTATTAAAGAAACAGCAGGCAGATCAAGAGGAGACGGTCACTACCCAAGAGAGAAGAGTAAGCAAGCGAACTCCAAAACCTAAGATGATTTATTCTTGCAACTACTGTGGGCAGGAATTTAGGGACAAGTCTCCTTTAGATGCTCATGTCCAGAGAAACCACACCAAAGACACCCCATATACATGTGAGTATATGCTGTTTTCAGGTTCAGTAAACGTTGAAATGTAGCCTCAAATTCATTACGTGTTAAACCAAAGATCTTCTGTTAGTTTCGATAGTTTTGcctatattttataaataaatgttcaattgaaatatatattttttaaagtcataagtgttaaatgtaatttaaaactaatgtttaaatgttgattttattttataagtttaacttaatattaataatagctGTTTCTGTATAGCTTTATTGTCTAAAGTTGTGATCGCATTTTCTCATTAACTGAATTGCTTAATTGAATgattgaaaagtgtttttttttttcttcttaatgtCTTTCAGTTGATGCTGATGAACACatggatgaggaagaggaagccGAGGATCCTGTCAGCTCCGTAAAGGCTACTCCAACACAAGTGGCATCTAGACATATGCTCAACAGGTTCCAGTTGAAGTGTGTACACTGTGATTTTAGGGTCAGCACCCCTGCTCTGCTGGAGAGCCACACTCAAGCCGAACATCTGGACCAAGAGTGGTACCGTTGCAAATTGTGTAACTTTATTTCAGCCACAATTGAGTGGATGCATACTCACCTGTCCTCAGATGGCCACATGGAGaagcagaaaaggaaagaaagcgTAGAATTGTCCTCATTTGACGCCTACGTTGAGAATGTAAGCAGTGACAATGttcaaaatgcaaatacaaatgatAGGGCTCATGTAAGTAAAGCAGGGGGAAGTGCTTCATCAAAAAGAGAACAGGAGACTGAAGAGACAGCTGAGGCTGCTGAGGCTGCTGAAGCTGTCTTGGCTGAGGAGGAAGATTTAGATCTTGAACCTcccagaaagaaaagaggaagaccaaagcagGGCTCCACAACCACTTGTGGATACTGTGGCCTGGTAGTTTCCAACGCTACTAACCTCAGTGTTCATGTCCGCCGTAAACACAGCAAGGAGTACGGATACAGCTGCACTCTCTGCAACTATAGCTGTGTCACCAAAGGAGACATGGACCGTCACTGTATCACGAAGAAACATGTTAGACGTGCACAAGAGTGTGCCACTAAGAACCCAGTCAGCAATCACACAAATGCATCATCACAGGAACCTGGTAATACACAAGCCCAGGAACCAAATGGAGAGCCACAGaccacatgcacacagctgGATTCTAACACTACTGCCTCTAAAGAACACAGTGAAGAAGAGCAAACTCAGGCAGGCACAAGTCAAAAAACTATTACATTTGACACAATCAATGCTTGCAGCCACTGCGATTTTGTAGCTCAGTCAATCCCTTCCCTTCATCTTCATATCAAGCGAAAGCACACCAAAGACTTTGAATATGTCTGTCTGGCATGTAGCTACTATGCTGTAACAAGCAGGGAAATGTCTCGCCATGCCAGcacagaaaagcacaaacacaaaagtcagAAATACCTGGAACAAGTGGGGAGTGAGGGACAAAGAGCTTTGCCCCTCCCTTTGAAGCCAAAAGAGGTCATTGAGCTTGCTGGGGCCAACACTAATGCTGAAGGTGTATCTTCCAGCCCCACAGAGGAGTTTCCACTTTGTTCTGATGATAAAAATCATATTGTGGAAAGTCAGAATACAGTTTTGTCCTCTGTTTCAACAGAacctgttgttgttgatgttgttgttacGACGCCTGGCAATACAGAAGAGAAACAAGCAGAGGGTATTACTTCCACTTGTGGTGCACGTGATGCCACCAAACAGACTGTTGGGCTGATGGTACCATCTGATCCCCAGCAGGTTCTGTCACATCTTCAGCCTGCAGATAATCAGATTGCTCAGCAAGAGAACCAGGAGGAAGGTGGTAAGCAAGGAGATAATGAACCCATTAATGCGGATGTGATGATTATAGATGCAAAAAGTGAAAGCTCTCCCTCAGATACACACATGTCTAAAGCCGTTCCATTTGATGCCTGCATCATATCTGTAAAGGCCCTTGCTGAACAGGAGCAGGAGCTGCAGGAAGGCCTGGCTCTTGAAGGGGAAGCTGCGGTGATATGTCTGACTGGAGGCTCACCTGTGCCCATCGACCTCCTGCCCTCTAGTTCAGCATATGTAAAGAAGCTCAAATCCAAGGAAGCAAAGGTGAGAGAAGAAGCGAAAGGAAACAGCTCTCGCATACGCTGCGAGGACTGTGGCTTCATGGCC
This window harbors:
- the znf407 gene encoding zinc finger protein 407 isoform X2; its protein translation is MDKTLISGERAIEGKVPEGDSSGKLQQDDVEMEETTTDSSSRTAEPNEADEELAKRPLPDSVQESGETVCSACGFSAKCSRSLKIHYAKMHKKNLKNTVKTLKPTKKSEDAFDISLTEMQEEDNSMNKKGLIKKQSVLKKQQADQEETVTTQERRVSKRTPKPKMIYSCNYCGQEFRDKSPLDAHVQRNHTKDTPYTFDADEHMDEEEEAEDPVSSVKATPTQVASRHMLNRFQLKCVHCDFRVSTPALLESHTQAEHLDQEWYRCKLCNFISATIEWMHTHLSSDGHMEKQKRKESVELSSFDAYVENVSSDNVQNANTNDRAHVSKAGGSASSKREQETEETAEAAEAAEAVLAEEEDLDLEPPRKKRGRPKQGSTTTCGYCGLVVSNATNLSVHVRRKHSKEYGYSCTLCNYSCVTKGDMDRHCITKKHVRRAQECATKNPVSNHTNASSQEPGNTQAQEPNGEPQTTCTQLDSNTTASKEHSEEEQTQAGTSQKTITFDTINACSHCDFVAQSIPSLHLHIKRKHTKDFEYVCLACSYYAVTSREMSRHASTEKHKHKSQKYLEQVGSEGQRALPLPLKPKEVIELAGANTNAEGVSSSPTEEFPLCSDDKNHIVESQNTVLSSVSTEPVVVDVVVTTPGNTEEKQAEGITSTCGARDATKQTVGLMVPSDPQQVLSHLQPADNQIAQQENQEEGGKQGDNEPINADVMIIDAKSESSPSDTHMSKAVPFDACIISVKALAEQEQELQEGLALEGEAAVICLTGGSPVPIDLLPSSSAYVKKLKSKEAKVREEAKGNSSRIRCEDCGFMADGISGLNVHISMKHPSKEKHFHCLVCGKSFYSESNLHQHLNSAAHHRNEQNSVEELPEGGASFKCVKCTDRFDSEQDLFVHIKEKHEELLREVNKYVVEDTEQINREREENQGSVCKYCGKVCKSSNSMAFLAHIRTHTAPPFAGVTMQAVEELVKQCVQREVSTLQKSLEELARDHKKALEDNSSLRRTVGEMVRELAKLRKDNSSFRQTLQRMTKRDVDGDQNYEQQLLQEQVLPLQLSHSPNPPQTLACGSSSSCTKTVFSAHLSLSPDRATSNNSTPAVRTASTPNILPDINLQPVDPKVEEKIFSVTKIRYGPRRPDDYAAKMFMMIVDFTTYLSWAQKVNWNGSEGKQGLPRNVILKLKELLQHRFEDISNREWKDIRDRVNERLRNPRKVDPRTERCFL
- the znf407 gene encoding zinc finger protein 407 isoform X1, encoding MDKTLISGERAIEGKVPEGDSSGKLQQDDVEMEETTTDSSSRTAEPNEADEELAKRPLPDSVQESGETVCSACGFSAKCSRSLKIHYAKMHKKNLKNTVKTLKPTKKSEDAFDISLTEMQEEDNSMNKKGLIKKQSVLKKQQADQEETVTTQERRVSKRTPKPKMIYSCNYCGQEFRDKSPLDAHVQRNHTKDTPYTFDADEHMDEEEEAEDPVSSVKATPTQVASRHMLNRFQLKCVHCDFRVSTPALLESHTQAEHLDQEWYRCKLCNFISATIEWMHTHLSSDGHMEKQKRKESVELSSFDAYVENVSSDNVQNANTNDRAHVSKAGGSASSKREQETEETAEAAEAAEAVLAEEEDLDLEPPRKKRGRPKQGSTTTCGYCGLVVSNATNLSVHVRRKHSKEYGYSCTLCNYSCVTKGDMDRHCITKKHVRRAQECATKNPVSNHTNASSQEPGNTQAQEPNGEPQTTCTQLDSNTTASKEHSEEEQTQAGTSQKTITFDTINACSHCDFVAQSIPSLHLHIKRKHTKDFEYVCLACSYYAVTSREMSRHASTEKHKHKSQKYLEQVGSEGQRALPLPLKPKEVIELAGANTNAEGVSSSPTEEFPLCSDDKNHIVESQNTVLSSVSTEPVVVDVVVTTPGNTEEKQAEGITSTCGARDATKQTVGLMVPSDPQQVLSHLQPADNQIAQQENQEEGGKQGDNEPINADVMIIDAKSESSPSDTHMSKAVPFDACIISVKALAEQEQELQEGLALEGEAAVICLTGGSPVPIDLLPSSSAYVKKLKSKEAKVREEAKGNSSRIRCEDCGFMADGISGLNVHISMKHPSKEKHFHCLVCGKSFYSESNLHQHLNSAAHHRNEQNSVEELPEGGASFKCVKCTDRFDSEQDLFVHIKEKHEELLREVNKYVVEDTEQINREREENQGSVCKYCGKVCKSSNSMAFLAHIRTHTGSKPFTCKICNFATAQLGDARNHVKRHLGMREYKCDICGWAFVMKKHLSTHLLGKHGVGQRKERKFECKLCERSFSEKWALNNHMKLHSGEKPYKCAWPSCHYAFLNLSAMKDHYRTHTGEKSYLCDLCGFAGGTRHALTKHRRQHTGERPFKCKLCNFASTTQSHLSRHKRVHTGEKPYRCPWCDYRSNCAENIRKHILHTGKHEGVKMYNCPKCHYATNSPMEFRNHLKENHSDIENPDLAYLHAGIVSKSFECRLKGQGATFVEAESVGSPVHRKSSSEASDEQVQQVIIIQGYGDGEVAIDQALEESAAATLQTLAMAGQVAEVLHITEDGQVIASGREVASAGAHLARGSTQYVVLESGEAREELQAATRGGVAVAATGKSHIVSESTTALDALLSAVSEMGHQEEMQGETAIVHEVLTPETTEALQSGMLSEVKQEQEEVQEVLQLAASQMMKEGLTQVIVNDEGTHYIVTELDNCTLQVEGGVYEGAAVGDVQQAEQQAGEEMVVYLDGAPHNIVLEG